The stretch of DNA GTGGCTGTTGATCGGGGAACGGGTGCGGGTCCTGGTGAGTGCTACCAAGGTCTGCATCCATCACGGCGCCTCGGAGGTGGCGGCGCATCCGCGGAGTCCGGGGCGTCGGCAGCGGCTCACCGACCCGGCGCACTTTGCGGGGGTGGCCGGCGCCGAGGGGCGTGCGGTCCGCAGGCCCCGGACCGTCGAGGAGTCGGGATCCGACAGCTTGGTGCGGCCCCTGGCGGAGTATGCGGAGATCGCAGGAGGCAGTTGGTGAGACGCGAAGACGGGCCGGATCCGCTGGTCCAGATGCTGACGCGCTTGCGCCTGAGCGCGATTCGGGACCAGTTGGACACCCTCTTGGATGAAGCCGCGCGCCGCGAGTTGAACCTGCGGGACGCGTTGCAGTTCCTGTGTGAACGCGAGATCGCCCGCAAGGACGAACGGCGGATCACCATGGGAATGAAGCTGGCGAAGTTCCCCGCGGTCCGGGAGTTGAGCGGGTTCGACTTCGGGGCACAGCCGTCGGTGAACGAGGAGCAGATCCGGGACCTGGCGACCGGCCGGTTCATCGCACACGGCGAATCGGTGCTCTTCCTCGGCCCTCCGGGTGTGGGCAAGACCCACCTGGCGGTGGCGGTCGGCCGCGGGGCGATCCTCGCGGGCTACACGGTGCTGTTCACCACCGCGGCGGCGCTGGTGGCCAACCTGGCCAAGGCCCATCTGACCGGTCGTCTCGAAGACCAGCTCATCCACTTCACCAAGCCGAAGCTGTTGATCGTGGACGAACTCGGATACCTCCCCCTCGAAGAGGATGCGGCCCACCTGTTCTTCCAGCTCGTCAACCGACGCTACGAGCGCGGCGGCTTCCTCGTGACCTCGAACCGCCCCGTAGCCGAGTGGGGCCGCGTCTTCGGAGACGCCGTCGTCGCCACCGCCATCCTCGATCGGATGCTCCACCACAGCCACGTGATCACCATCCGTGGCGAAAGCTACCGACTCCGAGAGAAGCGCCGCAGTGGTCTCTTCAACAGCTTCACCAGCCTACTCCCAGCCCCCGCCGCCGGCGCTCAA from Deltaproteobacteria bacterium encodes:
- the istB gene encoding IS21-like element helper ATPase IstB — encoded protein: MLTRLRLSAIRDQLDTLLDEAARRELNLRDALQFLCEREIARKDERRITMGMKLAKFPAVRELSGFDFGAQPSVNEEQIRDLATGRFIAHGESVLFLGPPGVGKTHLAVAVGRGAILAGYTVLFTTAAALVANLAKAHLTGRLEDQLIHFTKPKLLIVDELGYLPLEEDAAHLFFQLVNRRYERGGFLVTSNRPVAEWGRVFGDAVVATAILDRMLHHSHVITIRGESYRLREKRRSGLFNSFTSLLPAPAAGAQPNPEEAA